A window of the Oncorhynchus kisutch isolate 150728-3 linkage group LG12, Okis_V2, whole genome shotgun sequence genome harbors these coding sequences:
- the LOC109900839 gene encoding snRNA-activating protein complex subunit 1 codes for MPNGKAKDRFLKPLVADYEELLGRFQQTESVRFEEFTAIWRNMGFSSVFYGSLAGNEMREFCHLTLTMAFNYFLPPYSFQIRVGGLYLLYGLYHTQLASPKEKIRIALKDWEQIQKFYQDSVNSQHYDAVYIIRKLIAENAVLYTAMPQMLTFRVKKKPQHHKVCEEFRDRPERVKDLISTDMLQEVANIQGHHERLKASVLERSSIAVTQQDLPARLHSCVLEFLHWQDRHENHGDADHLVYAEEKAQQVESSNRAQLLASIKTKSYGCLAEASKSRRHRQVEMDTSISGTGYIKEATKYHKSRAPSLKARTNKNLCGEGDEQKIQYWLLSAAEEDKTALKRQKRKQSFRW; via the exons ATGCCGAATG GTAAAGCGAAGGATCGTTTTCTGAAGCCACTTGTAGCAGACTACGAGGAACTGCTGGGTCGTTTCCAACAGACGGAATCCGTGCGGTTTGAGGAATTTACTGCTATTTGGAGAAACATGGGCTTCTCAAGTGTATTTTA CGGTTCACTTGCTGGTAATGAGATGAGGGAATTCTGCCACCTAACCCTGACCATGGCCTTCAACTACTTCTTACCCCCATATAGCTTCCAGATCAGAGTGGGGGGTCTGTACCTTCTCTATGGCCTATACCACACACAGCTCGCCTCACCTAAAGAGAAG ATCAGGATTGCCCTAAAGGACTGGGAGCAAATTCAGAAGTTTTACCAGGATTCGGTGAATTCGCAGCACTATGATGCAGTTTACATTATCAGGAAGCTAATAGCTGAGAATGCTGTCCTTTACACTGCCATGCCTCAGATG TTGACCTTCCGTGTGAAGAAGAAGCCCCAGCATCACAAGGTGTGCGAGGAGTTCCGTGACCGACCAGAAAGGGTCAAGGACCTCATCTCTACAGATATGCTACAA GAGGTGGCTAACATTCAGGGTCACCATGAGCGGCTGAAGGCGTCCGTCTTGGAGAGGTCATCCATTGCGGTGACCCAACAGGACCTGCCTGCCCGCTTGCACAGCTGTGTGCTTGAGTTCCTCCACTGGCAGGACAGGCATGAG aaCCATGGAGATGCAGACCACTTGGTTTATGCTGAGGAAAAAGCCCAGCAGGTCGAG TCTTCCAATAGGGCACAGCTTCTGGCATCCATCAAGACAAAATCATACGGGTGTCTTGCAGAG GCCTCGAAGTCACGGCGGCATCGCCAGGTGGAGATGGACACATCCATTTCTGGAACAGGCTACATTAAAGAGGCTACCAAATATCACAAAAGTAGGGCGCCATCACTCAAGGCCCGAACCAACAAGAACCTCTGTGGGGAAG GAGATGAACAGAAGATCCAATATTGGCTCCTTAGTGCTGCAGAGGAGGATAAGACTGCAT TGAAAAGACAGAAGCGAAAACAGAGTTTCCGGTGGTGA